The following proteins come from a genomic window of Dysidea avara chromosome 12, odDysAvar1.4, whole genome shotgun sequence:
- the LOC136240352 gene encoding BTB/POZ domain-containing protein 9-like: MEEGPATKRMKTESEPEDSTGEKILRCKDRHWCIGTFLPLLNDPSTHDVIFKTSDGGSVSAHRVIVAAGSPVFHAMLYGNMKESSQKEIELTNIDSTILKKLFLFIYIGCAEGTLMQCLDLMLASDYFGIDALVKLSGHMVEKALDCYNYCSVATFAVKHNFDSLLPSCVIFMECFADIIVDDDLGIVPEPIPLPVLIMFLKSDELDVLELKLFLGVARWCEQQKSTLNSNDIKSLFELIRYPLIRKVDLIEKVHPTNMADPDLYKVALEYHDTGKYDGPQEQIKVRKFYFDFDSVDGLVIDHSATGTLITKSQLPAGKCASGVFIHPEDEPISFTFCLKACADKLEGKLLLAYEDLSSYEYLDFDEIPLRETVRGNIHVDDGHIDLLVGTVLLSIPLKEESDDTCKCCIIIVLYNEGDQVHFCRT; encoded by the exons ATGGAAGAGGGACCAGCAACGAAACGAATGAAAACAGAATCAGAGCCAGAAG ATTCTACAGGAGAAAAAATTTTGAGATGTAAGGATAGACATTGGTGTATTGGTACCTTCTTACCTCTACTGAATGATCCCAGTACACATGATGTGATATTCAAGACATCTGATGGTGGTAGTGTGAGTGCTCATAGGGTAATAGTAGCAGCTGGTTCACCAGTGTTCCATGCTATGTTGTATGGTAACATGAAAGAGAGTAGTCAGAAGGAGATTGAACTAACCAATATAGACAGCACCATTCTCAAGAAGCTATTTCTGTTTATTTACATTGGTTGTGCAGAAGGAACTTTGATGCAGTGTTTGGACTTGATGCTAGCTTCTGATTACTTTGGAATTGATGCCCTCGTGAAGTTGTCTGGTCATATGGTCGAAAAAGCATTGGACTGCTACAACTACTGTAGTGTTGCCACGTTTGCTGtaaagcataattttgactcACTGTTGCCATCTTGTGTGATCTTCATGGAATGTTTTGCTGACATTATAGTTGATGATGACTTGGGGATTGTTCCTGAACCAATACCTCTACCAGTTTTGATTATGTTTTTAAAGTCTGATGAGCTAGATGTTCTTGAGCTTAAGTTGTTCCTTGGAGTTGCTCGGTGGTGTGAACAGCAGAAAAGCACATTGAATTCTAATGATATCAAATCACTCTTTGAGCTGATTCGATATCCACTGATCCGTAAGGTTGATTTGATCGAGAAAGTACACCCAACAAATATGGCTGATCCTGATCTTTACAAAGTTGCTTTAGAATATCATGATACTGGTAAGTATGATGGACCCCAGGAACAGATCAAAGTGAGAAAATTCTATTTTGATTTTGATTCGGTTGATGGGTTGGTAAtcgatcattcagctacaggtACTCTGATAACAAAATCTCAGTTGCCAGCTGGTAAATGTGCAAGTGGGGTCTTCATACATCCAGAAGATGAACCTATCTCATTCACATTTTGCTTGAAGGCCTGTGCTGACAAACTAGAGGGAAAGCTTTTGTTAGCTTATGAAGACTTATCTTCTTATGAATATTTAGATTTTGACGAAATTCCATTAAGGGAAACAGTGAGGGGAAATATCCATGTTGATGATGGTCACATTGACCTTTTAGTTGGAACTGTACTACTGAGCATTCCTCTAAAAGAAGAGTCTGATGACACATGTAAATGCTGCAtcattattgtactgtataatgagGGTGATCAAGTCCACTTTTGTAGGACATAA